From Pseudomonas vanderleydeniana, the proteins below share one genomic window:
- the tpx gene encoding thiol peroxidase, with the protein MAQVTLKGNPVKVNGQLPQVGTKAPAFSLVNAGLADVTLENFAGKRKVLNIFPSVDTPTCATSVRKFNAQANDVANTVVLCISADLPFAQARFCGAEGLENVQNLSTLRGREFIENYGVAIAEGPLTGLTARAVVVLDENNNVLHSELVGEIADEPNYDAALAVLK; encoded by the coding sequence ATGGCTCAAGTCACCCTCAAAGGCAACCCGGTCAAGGTCAACGGCCAACTGCCACAGGTCGGCACCAAGGCCCCAGCCTTCTCCCTGGTCAACGCCGGCCTGGCTGACGTCACCCTGGAAAACTTTGCCGGCAAGCGCAAGGTGCTGAACATTTTCCCAAGCGTCGACACGCCGACCTGCGCCACTTCCGTTCGCAAGTTCAACGCCCAGGCCAACGACGTGGCCAACACCGTGGTGCTGTGCATCTCGGCTGACCTGCCATTCGCCCAGGCGCGCTTCTGCGGCGCCGAAGGCCTGGAAAACGTCCAGAACCTGTCGACCCTGCGTGGTCGCGAGTTCATCGAGAACTACGGCGTGGCTATCGCTGAAGGCCCGCTGACCGGCCTGACCGCTCGTGCGGTGGTGGTCCTGGATGAAAACAACAACGTCCTGCACAGCGAGCTGGTTGGCGAAATCGCCGACGAGCCCAACTACGACGCCGCCCTGGCCGTACTGAAGTAA
- the tpx gene encoding thiol peroxidase, whose translation MAQVTRRGVVVQVNGELPQPSTRAPAFSLVNKDLADVALGDFAGKRKVLNIFPSVDTPTCARSVRTFNAHANALSNTVVLCISGDLPFAQARFCGAEGLDNVQSLSTLRGGQFMQDYGVAIADGPLAGLTARAVVVLDEQDQVLHSELVADIGQEPDYAAALAVLQ comes from the coding sequence ATGGCTCAAGTGACGCGCAGGGGTGTGGTGGTGCAGGTCAACGGCGAGCTGCCGCAGCCCAGCACCCGGGCGCCGGCATTCTCCCTGGTGAACAAGGACCTGGCGGATGTCGCCCTGGGTGACTTTGCCGGCAAGCGCAAGGTGCTGAACATCTTCCCCAGTGTCGACACCCCCACCTGCGCCAGGTCGGTCCGCACGTTCAACGCCCATGCCAATGCGCTGAGCAATACCGTGGTACTGTGCATTTCCGGTGACCTGCCGTTCGCCCAGGCGCGTTTCTGTGGTGCCGAAGGCCTGGACAACGTACAGAGCCTGTCGACCTTGCGTGGCGGCCAATTCATGCAAGACTACGGTGTAGCCATTGCCGACGGCCCACTCGCGGGGCTCACCGCCCGGGCCGTAGTGGTACTCGATGAGCAGGACCAGGTGCTGCACAGTGAACTGGTCGCCGATATCGGCCAGGAACCCGACTACGCCGCCGCCCTCGCTGTCTTGCAGTAA
- a CDS encoding MdtA/MuxA family multidrug efflux RND transporter periplasmic adaptor subunit codes for MVGHSMQSSAPRKSRRWLFGLFTVLIIAALCWHFWPAGDHKTEHKQPAGRTGKSGMMRPGFGASTGPVPVRVAPATVGDFPLYYKALGTVTALNTVNVRAQVGGQLVKINFQEGQMVKAGDVLAEIDPRNYESALLQAQGTLLQSQAQLKNAQVDLQRYRGLYAEDSIAKQTLDTAEATVLQYQGTVKNNQGAVDAAKLNLAFTKIRAPISGRLGLRQLDVGNLLAANDTQAVAVITQTQPISVAFTLPENNLDVVLPRFRSGAHLPAEAWDRGDVKLQATGVLQSLDNQIDITTGTLKFKALYENKDQNLFPNQFVNVRLLADTLKGVILAPSAAIQFGTDGTFVYALDGEKKVKIRPLKVGPSDGNVTVITSGLAAGDRVVLEGTDRLKDGGEVEVVNDSQDVPSTPAGQLHGSKTKDADAGAEAKAKKVGA; via the coding sequence ATGGTTGGTCATTCCATGCAATCCTCTGCTCCTCGCAAGTCCCGTCGTTGGCTGTTCGGCCTGTTCACCGTGTTGATCATCGCGGCGCTGTGCTGGCATTTCTGGCCAGCCGGCGATCACAAGACCGAACACAAGCAGCCCGCCGGACGTACCGGCAAGAGCGGCATGATGCGCCCCGGCTTCGGCGCCTCCACCGGCCCGGTACCGGTGCGCGTGGCACCGGCGACCGTCGGCGATTTCCCGCTCTACTACAAGGCGCTGGGTACCGTGACCGCGCTCAATACGGTCAATGTGCGTGCGCAGGTGGGCGGGCAACTGGTCAAGATCAACTTCCAGGAAGGGCAGATGGTCAAGGCTGGCGATGTGCTCGCCGAGATCGACCCGCGCAACTATGAAAGCGCCTTGCTGCAGGCCCAGGGCACCTTGTTGCAGAGCCAGGCCCAACTGAAGAATGCCCAGGTCGACCTGCAGCGCTATCGCGGGCTGTATGCCGAGGACAGCATCGCCAAGCAGACCCTGGATACCGCCGAAGCCACCGTGCTGCAGTACCAGGGCACCGTGAAGAACAACCAGGGTGCGGTCGACGCCGCCAAGCTGAACCTGGCCTTCACCAAGATCCGCGCGCCGATTTCCGGACGCCTGGGCTTGCGCCAGCTGGACGTCGGTAACCTGCTGGCGGCCAACGATACCCAGGCCGTCGCGGTGATCACCCAGACCCAGCCGATCAGCGTGGCGTTCACCCTGCCGGAGAACAACCTCGACGTCGTGTTGCCACGTTTCCGTAGCGGTGCGCATCTGCCGGCCGAGGCCTGGGACCGCGGCGACGTGAAGCTGCAGGCGACCGGTGTGCTGCAGAGCCTGGACAACCAGATCGACATCACCACCGGCACCCTGAAGTTCAAGGCGCTCTACGAGAACAAGGACCAGAACCTGTTCCCCAACCAGTTCGTCAATGTGCGCCTGCTTGCCGACACGCTGAAGGGCGTGATACTGGCCCCGAGTGCGGCGATCCAGTTCGGTACCGACGGCACCTTCGTCTATGCGCTGGATGGCGAGAAAAAGGTCAAGATTCGTCCATTGAAAGTCGGTCCAAGCGACGGCAACGTCACCGTGATCACTTCGGGCCTGGCCGCCGGCGATCGCGTCGTGCTGGAAGGCACCGACCGTCTCAAGGACGGCGGCGAGGTGGAAGTGGTCAATGACAGCCAGGACGTGCCGAGCACGCCAGCAGGGCAGTTGCATGGCTCCAAGACCAAGGACGCGGACGCAGGGGCTGAGGCCAAGGCGAAAAAGGTCGGCGCATGA
- a CDS encoding AraC family transcriptional regulator, which yields MPAERSGAFPPPAQSLLDGRLCLQLLPRSAYSARDPVQWQTLGVALEQQRGVHAIDSDHRVDFDTHPGTLALTPPGVEVFSESAEGGEYLLVRWQLEDDRPGLQHRLESPGHARGLALGRQLRRLLLEPGADPLMLEAAALEFVRLCESMPEGKPGQTDFSAVLHRFAEDFAQPLSLAQLAAGQGQSELRFLRDFTRSIGMTPHAYLLEVRVQAARRMIEFGDLPLAEIALDCGFAHQSHLGSAFRKVLGITPGEYRRRVTGR from the coding sequence ATGCCCGCAGAACGCTCCGGAGCCTTCCCGCCGCCTGCCCAGTCGTTGCTGGACGGGCGCCTGTGTCTGCAATTGTTGCCACGCTCAGCCTACAGCGCGCGTGATCCGGTGCAGTGGCAGACCCTTGGGGTCGCCCTGGAGCAGCAGCGGGGCGTGCATGCGATCGACTCCGACCACCGGGTGGACTTTGATACTCACCCTGGAACCCTGGCACTGACGCCACCGGGTGTCGAGGTGTTTTCCGAATCCGCCGAGGGTGGCGAATACCTGCTGGTGCGCTGGCAACTCGAAGATGATCGTCCAGGGTTGCAGCATCGACTGGAGAGCCCCGGCCATGCACGGGGACTGGCACTGGGGCGGCAACTGCGCCGGCTGCTGCTGGAGCCGGGCGCTGATCCATTGATGCTGGAAGCCGCTGCACTGGAGTTTGTCAGGTTGTGTGAATCCATGCCGGAGGGCAAGCCCGGGCAAACCGACTTCTCGGCCGTTCTGCATCGTTTTGCCGAAGACTTCGCCCAACCCCTGAGCCTGGCGCAACTGGCGGCCGGGCAGGGGCAGTCGGAGTTGCGCTTTCTGCGCGATTTCACCCGGTCCATCGGCATGACACCGCATGCCTATCTGCTGGAGGTGCGGGTGCAGGCGGCACGACGGATGATCGAGTTTGGCGATCTGCCGCTGGCGGAGATTGCACTGGATTGCGGTTTTGCCCACCAGTCTCACCTGGGCAGCGCCTTTCGCAAGGTGCTCGGGATCACGCCTGGGGAGTACCGCAGGCGTGTCACGGGTCGTTAA
- the efeO gene encoding iron uptake system protein EfeO, which translates to MSNPATGKPPQALRWAVAGSVIVMIAAGGLFYYASQLAASKRQSHHNEITVNILGHSCDPNALTVPAGPNSFRIVNKSDRAVEWEILDGVLVVEERENIAPGLSQVINANLAPGDYVITCGLLSNPRGTLHVTPTAASEAAAKARPSMTAFIGPLSEFRVYLSTQGGALIKAVDALQQAIAAGDLTQAQALYVPAREAYQRLAPAAQRFSELDNGINARADYYEKREQDTGFNGFHRIEYGLFQQRSLDGLKPVVERLQADVITLKQQLLAQSLPPEQLVSIVARSMHSIAETRGSSGEEERYSHVDLNGFAANLQATRKVIDLLRPLLVKSAADLLPKLDSAAVALDAELNGLRNGDSYVTYDTVGADKRKQIADKAKVLADALDGIDPALGLSGL; encoded by the coding sequence ATGTCCAACCCTGCAACTGGCAAACCGCCCCAGGCCCTGCGCTGGGCGGTAGCCGGCTCGGTGATCGTGATGATCGCGGCCGGTGGACTGTTCTACTACGCCTCGCAACTGGCCGCGAGCAAGCGGCAAAGCCATCACAACGAGATTACGGTCAATATCCTCGGCCACAGTTGCGACCCGAACGCGCTGACCGTGCCGGCCGGGCCGAACAGCTTCCGTATCGTCAACAAGTCCGATCGTGCGGTGGAATGGGAAATCCTCGACGGCGTACTGGTCGTCGAAGAGCGCGAGAACATAGCGCCAGGCCTGAGCCAGGTGATCAACGCCAACCTTGCCCCTGGCGACTACGTCATCACCTGCGGCCTGCTGAGCAACCCGCGTGGCACCCTGCACGTGACCCCGACAGCGGCTTCGGAAGCGGCCGCCAAGGCCCGTCCGTCGATGACCGCGTTCATTGGTCCGCTGTCGGAGTTCCGTGTCTACCTGAGCACCCAGGGCGGAGCCCTGATCAAGGCGGTCGACGCCCTGCAGCAGGCGATTGCCGCTGGCGACCTGACCCAGGCGCAGGCGCTCTACGTGCCGGCCCGTGAGGCCTACCAGCGTCTGGCTCCGGCGGCCCAGCGTTTCTCCGAACTGGACAACGGCATCAACGCCCGCGCCGACTACTACGAAAAACGCGAGCAGGACACCGGCTTCAACGGCTTCCACCGTATCGAATACGGCCTGTTCCAGCAGCGCAGCCTCGACGGCCTGAAGCCGGTGGTCGAACGCCTGCAAGCAGACGTGATCACCCTCAAGCAGCAGCTGCTGGCCCAGTCGCTACCCCCGGAGCAACTGGTCAGCATCGTCGCCCGCAGCATGCACAGCATCGCCGAAACCCGTGGCAGCAGTGGCGAGGAAGAACGCTACAGCCATGTCGACCTGAACGGCTTCGCAGCCAACCTGCAGGCCACGCGCAAGGTCATCGACCTGCTGCGTCCGCTGCTGGTGAAGTCGGCCGCCGATCTGCTGCCCAAGCTCGACAGCGCCGCAGTGGCCCTGGATGCCGAACTCAATGGCCTGCGCAACGGCGACAGCTATGTCACCTACGACACGGTCGGCGCTGATAAGCGCAAACAGATTGCCGACAAGGCCAAGGTCCTGGCCGATGCACTCGATGGAATCGACCCAGCCCTTGGCCTTTCCGGCCTGTAA
- a CDS encoding aspartate/glutamate racemase family protein, producing MRTIGLIGGMSWESSAEYYRIINQQVRSRLGPLRSASLLMYSVDFGPVEQAQHAGRWDDAGLILQDAARRLQAGGAECVVLCTNTMHRLAEQIEGAVSIPFLHIATPTGRAALARGATRVGLLGTAFTMEQDFLKQRLVAQGLEVLIPEAEERQAVHRIIYDELCVGVINEDSRQVYQQIIARLAARGAQAIILGCTEIGLLIKPEHSHLPLLDTTELHAGAAVDFALAT from the coding sequence ATGCGCACCATCGGCCTTATCGGCGGCATGAGCTGGGAGTCCAGCGCCGAATACTACCGGATCATCAACCAGCAGGTTCGTTCGCGTCTCGGCCCGCTGCGCTCGGCATCGCTGCTAATGTACAGCGTCGACTTCGGCCCTGTCGAACAGGCCCAGCACGCCGGACGCTGGGATGACGCCGGGCTGATCCTGCAGGATGCGGCCCGGCGACTGCAGGCCGGCGGCGCCGAGTGCGTGGTGCTCTGCACCAACACCATGCACCGGCTGGCAGAACAGATCGAGGGGGCCGTGAGCATCCCCTTCCTGCATATCGCCACGCCGACCGGACGAGCCGCGCTGGCCAGGGGTGCAACCCGGGTCGGCCTGCTCGGAACCGCCTTCACCATGGAACAGGATTTTCTCAAGCAACGGCTGGTGGCCCAGGGACTGGAGGTGCTGATCCCCGAGGCCGAGGAACGCCAGGCCGTGCACCGGATCATCTATGACGAGCTGTGCGTGGGCGTCATCAACGAAGACTCACGGCAGGTTTACCAGCAGATCATCGCGAGGCTGGCGGCGCGCGGTGCGCAGGCGATCATCCTGGGCTGCACTGAAATCGGCTTGCTGATCAAGCCCGAACACAGCCACCTGCCGTTGCTCGACACCACCGAGCTGCATGCAGGAGCGGCAGTCGATTTCGCCTTGGCCACCTGA
- the ccoN gene encoding cytochrome-c oxidase, cbb3-type subunit I, whose product MSTAANTEAYNYKVVRQFVIATVFWGVIGMAMGVLIASQLVWPEMNLDLPWTTFGRLRPLHTSLVIFGFAGSAQFAASYYAVQRTCQVRLYSDSLAAFTFWGWQAVIVILFISLPLGYTTTKEYAEIEFSGAVWMAVVWVAYAIVFFTTVVRRKTRHIYVGNWFFGAFILVIAMLHVVNHLSIPVSWFKSYPVYSGATDAMVQWWYGHNAVGFFLTTGFLGMMYYFVPKQVGRPVYSYRLSIVHFWALITLYIWAGPHHLHYTALPDWAQSLGMAMSLILLAPSWGGMINGMMTLSGAWHKLRTDPILRFLVVSLAFYGMSTFEGPMMAIKTVNALSHYTDWTIGHVHAGALGWVAMITFGSLYHMIPRVFGREQMHSVGLINLHFWLATIGTVLYIASMWVNGITQGLMWRAVNEDGTLTYSFVEALLASHPGFIVRFVGGVFFLGGMLLMAYNTWRTVRVADRTLAHQSAQIA is encoded by the coding sequence ATGAGTACAGCAGCAAACACAGAAGCCTATAACTACAAGGTGGTCCGACAGTTCGTCATCGCCACCGTGTTCTGGGGCGTGATCGGCATGGCGATGGGTGTGCTGATCGCCTCGCAACTGGTCTGGCCCGAGATGAACCTGGATCTGCCCTGGACCACCTTCGGCCGACTGCGCCCGTTGCACACCAGCCTGGTGATCTTCGGCTTCGCCGGTAGCGCACAGTTCGCCGCCAGCTACTACGCGGTCCAGCGTACCTGCCAGGTGCGGCTGTACAGCGACAGCCTTGCAGCGTTCACCTTCTGGGGCTGGCAAGCGGTGATCGTGATCCTGTTCATCAGCCTGCCGCTGGGCTACACCACCACCAAGGAGTACGCCGAGATCGAATTCAGCGGCGCGGTCTGGATGGCGGTGGTCTGGGTCGCCTATGCCATCGTGTTCTTCACTACCGTGGTGCGCCGCAAGACCCGCCACATCTACGTCGGCAACTGGTTCTTCGGTGCCTTCATTCTGGTGATCGCCATGTTGCACGTGGTCAATCACCTGTCGATCCCGGTGAGCTGGTTCAAGTCCTACCCGGTCTACTCCGGTGCCACCGATGCCATGGTGCAGTGGTGGTATGGGCACAACGCCGTGGGCTTTTTCCTGACCACGGGCTTTCTCGGCATGATGTATTACTTCGTGCCCAAGCAGGTAGGGCGGCCGGTCTACTCGTATCGCTTGTCGATCGTGCATTTCTGGGCGCTGATCACCCTGTACATCTGGGCCGGCCCGCACCACCTGCACTACACGGCCCTGCCGGACTGGGCGCAGTCGCTGGGCATGGCCATGTCGCTGATCCTGCTGGCACCGAGCTGGGGCGGCATGATCAACGGCATGATGACCCTCTCGGGCGCCTGGCATAAGCTGCGCACCGATCCGATCCTGCGCTTCCTCGTGGTGTCCCTGGCGTTCTACGGCATGTCGACCTTCGAAGGACCGATGATGGCGATCAAGACCGTCAACGCCCTCTCCCACTACACCGACTGGACTATCGGTCACGTGCACGCGGGCGCCCTGGGCTGGGTGGCGATGATCACCTTCGGTTCGCTGTACCACATGATTCCCAGGGTGTTCGGTCGCGAGCAGATGCACAGTGTCGGCCTGATCAACCTGCATTTCTGGCTCGCCACCATCGGCACCGTGCTCTACATCGCCTCGATGTGGGTCAACGGCATCACCCAGGGCCTGATGTGGCGAGCCGTGAACGAGGACGGCACCCTCACCTACTCCTTCGTCGAGGCACTGCTGGCGAGCCACCCCGGGTTCATCGTGCGTTTTGTCGGTGGCGTGTTCTTTCTCGGCGGCATGCTGCTGATGGCCTACAACACCTGGCGTACGGTGCGAGTGGCAGATCGCACGCTGGCCCATCAGTCGGCGCAGATTGCCTGA
- the efeU gene encoding iron uptake transporter permease EfeU, producing MLVPFLIMLREGIEAALIVGIIASYLKQTGRGQWMPAVWIGVFLAAALALLVGGGLELMSAEFPQKQQELFEGIVGLVAVGILSSMVFWMRKVSRSIKHSLHVSLDHALAASRHQVWALIAMVFFAVAREGLETVFFLLAVFQQSEGPGAPIGALLGLILAILVGFAIYSGSMRLNLGLFFRWTGLFILVVAAGILANSVQALHEAGLWNHLQDVVFDISATLPMDGPAGSVLAGMFGYQDAPTVSVLAAYLLYLVVALVMFFIPAAPSAAKQTSSVTNQ from the coding sequence ATGCTGGTTCCCTTTCTGATCATGTTGCGCGAAGGCATCGAAGCCGCGCTCATCGTTGGCATTATTGCCAGTTATCTCAAGCAGACTGGCCGTGGCCAATGGATGCCCGCCGTCTGGATCGGGGTGTTTCTCGCCGCTGCCCTCGCGCTGCTGGTGGGCGGCGGCCTGGAGCTGATGAGCGCCGAATTCCCGCAAAAACAGCAGGAACTGTTCGAGGGCATCGTCGGCCTGGTTGCCGTCGGCATCCTCAGCTCGATGGTGTTCTGGATGCGCAAGGTCTCGCGCTCCATCAAGCATTCCCTGCACGTCTCCCTCGACCATGCCCTGGCTGCCTCCAGGCATCAAGTCTGGGCGCTGATCGCCATGGTGTTCTTCGCCGTGGCTCGCGAAGGCCTGGAAACCGTGTTCTTCCTGCTGGCGGTGTTCCAGCAGAGCGAAGGGCCAGGTGCCCCCATCGGTGCCCTGCTCGGCCTGATCCTGGCGATCCTTGTCGGTTTTGCCATCTACAGCGGCAGCATGCGCCTGAACCTGGGCCTGTTCTTCCGCTGGACCGGGCTGTTCATCCTCGTGGTGGCCGCCGGCATCCTCGCCAACTCGGTGCAGGCGCTGCATGAAGCCGGCCTGTGGAACCACCTGCAGGATGTGGTCTTCGATATCAGCGCCACACTGCCGATGGATGGCCCTGCCGGTTCAGTCCTGGCCGGGATGTTCGGCTACCAGGATGCACCGACCGTCAGCGTGCTGGCCGCCTACCTGCTGTACCTGGTGGTCGCCCTGGTGATGTTCTTCATCCCGGCTGCACCGTCGGCCGCCAAGCAAACCTCTTCCGTTACCAACCAGTAA